From Deferrisoma camini S3R1, the proteins below share one genomic window:
- a CDS encoding four helix bundle protein — protein sequence MRSHKDLAAWKLSLALVTRVYAVTRTFPEGEAWGLTGQMRRAAVSIPSNIAEGAARGSRREFSRFLRMALGSAAELETQILVAKNLDYLENENTLLEPLTQIRRLISGLLKSLERCFNTSRRSCCVHLAPGAPKSPTCLRVLGTDRAARVASCSRQIRSWSKPSVEQPSPVQGR from the coding sequence ATGAGGAGCCACAAGGACCTCGCCGCGTGGAAGCTCTCTCTCGCGCTGGTCACGCGCGTGTACGCCGTGACACGCACTTTTCCCGAGGGAGAGGCCTGGGGGCTCACGGGTCAGATGCGTCGGGCCGCGGTATCGATACCTTCCAACATCGCAGAGGGTGCGGCCAGAGGTTCGCGGCGGGAGTTTTCTCGGTTTTTGAGGATGGCACTGGGCTCGGCGGCGGAACTGGAGACCCAGATATTAGTCGCGAAAAACCTGGATTACCTCGAAAACGAAAACACTTTGCTGGAGCCGCTCACCCAAATACGCAGGCTGATATCCGGCCTTCTGAAAAGTCTGGAGAGGTGTTTCAACACGAGTAGGCGTAGTTGTTGCGTCCACCTGGCACCGGGGGCTCCGAAATCCCCTACCTGCCTCCGCGTCCTCGGCACGGACCGCGCGGCCCGCGTAGCCAGCTGCTCACGGCAGATACGGAGTTGGAGCAAGCCTTCCGTCGAGCAACCTTCTCCCGTCCAAGGGCGATAA
- the wecB gene encoding non-hydrolyzing UDP-N-acetylglucosamine 2-epimerase translates to MSGNLRILTVFGTRPEAIKMAPVVKALETHPCFDAAVCVTAQHREMLDRVLALFEVSPDYDLDIMKPMQDLTDITCDVLRGLREVIREFKPDRLLVHGDTTTTLAASLAAYYQRVPVAHVEAGLRTGNIYAPWPEEINRKLTAGIADLHFAPTKRASHNLLAEGVPEERIHITGNTVIDALYMTLRRLEGDSQLRDSVSQEFSYLDPDRWVILVTGHRRESFGSGFERICRALFTLAKRDDVQIVYPVHLNPNVRAPVMRNLYGLNNVFLVEPLDYLPFVHLMSRAHVILTDSGGIQEEAPSLGKPVFVMRETTERPEAVEAGTVTVVGTDPNRIVAEVELALQRIGKDKDTEGRGSNNPYGDGKAAARIVARLCEQHGVKDPATEVV, encoded by the coding sequence GTGTCGGGCAATCTACGAATCCTTACCGTGTTCGGGACTCGGCCCGAAGCGATAAAGATGGCCCCAGTCGTCAAGGCTTTGGAGACCCACCCTTGTTTCGATGCCGCTGTTTGCGTCACCGCTCAACACAGAGAGATGCTTGACAGAGTTCTCGCTCTGTTCGAGGTTTCTCCTGATTATGATCTCGATATCATGAAGCCGATGCAAGATCTTACAGATATTACATGTGATGTGCTGCGGGGCTTGCGTGAAGTGATTCGGGAGTTCAAGCCCGATAGACTGTTAGTGCATGGGGATACAACTACAACGCTCGCGGCATCCTTAGCAGCTTATTACCAGAGGGTTCCAGTCGCTCACGTCGAGGCGGGTCTCCGCACCGGCAATATCTACGCACCCTGGCCAGAAGAGATTAACCGCAAGCTGACTGCAGGTATCGCCGATCTCCATTTCGCTCCTACCAAGCGGGCGTCCCACAACCTTTTGGCGGAGGGGGTGCCTGAGGAGCGGATTCATATTACCGGAAACACGGTTATTGATGCGCTGTACATGACCCTGCGTCGGCTGGAGGGCGACTCGCAACTTAGAGACAGTGTCTCCCAGGAATTTTCATATCTCGATCCAGACCGCTGGGTGATTTTGGTGACAGGACACCGCCGCGAGAGCTTCGGTTCGGGGTTCGAGCGCATCTGCCGAGCCTTGTTCACTTTGGCAAAACGGGATGATGTGCAAATTGTGTATCCAGTGCACCTTAATCCAAATGTGCGAGCGCCCGTCATGCGCAATCTCTATGGTCTTAACAATGTGTTTCTCGTTGAACCTCTAGACTACTTGCCGTTTGTACATCTGATGAGTCGTGCCCACGTGATCCTTACGGACTCGGGAGGAATTCAGGAAGAGGCTCCTTCACTGGGCAAGCCGGTATTCGTGATGCGGGAAACCACTGAGCGGCCTGAAGCCGTTGAGGCCGGCACTGTGACCGTAGTGGGGACCGATCCCAATCGGATTGTCGCAGAGGTAGAGTTGGCCCTCCAGCGGATTGGGAAAGATAAAGATACCGAGGGACGGGGGAGTAATAACCCTTACGGTGATGGTAAGGCGGCGGCACGCATCGTGGCCCGGCTTTGCGAACAGCACGGGGTCAAGGATCCGGCAACAGAAGTCGTGTGA
- a CDS encoding sugar transferase, with amino-acid sequence MLREHAKCVERVVITVDLLLVAASLLLANTIVQRYPTAFLIRQYGPLLISVCVVWYLVLRFAGFYRSLRTRGYWPLVLKVGQSVCLAGVINAALLFVCAPHFSRRVYVTHVLLAASFILAWKLLIRASQKAARRRGYNSRRILVVGTKGPAVRFIRHVEEHTEWGYTIVGCVQGPDGDDKTECMGYPVLGRVDQIVEICKSQPIDEVIITLPPEYLAKLETVLPRLEAMGITLRMAMDLYRPEKSRVMVGALGEDDPVPVVTYYRMTLDPTQLFLKRMLDVVGSLVGLGITAVLFPFVALAIKLDSPGPIFFRQKRVGQNGRLFTCYKFRTMYVDAEERKRELLAKNEMKGAIFKIKNDPRITRVGRFLRKTSIDELPQFWNVLKGEMSLVGTRPPTPDEVAQYEEWHRARICIKPGLTGMWQTSGRNEVSDFDKICELDTQYIDRWSIWLDLKLIAKTVAVVVAGLGAR; translated from the coding sequence ATGCTGCGCGAGCATGCCAAATGCGTTGAGCGGGTGGTGATCACGGTCGACCTCCTGCTCGTAGCCGCCTCGCTTCTCCTCGCCAACACCATCGTCCAACGCTACCCCACAGCCTTCCTCATCCGGCAGTACGGTCCCCTGCTCATCTCCGTCTGCGTCGTCTGGTACCTGGTTCTCCGGTTTGCGGGGTTCTATCGGTCCCTGCGCACGCGGGGATACTGGCCGCTGGTGCTCAAAGTGGGCCAGAGCGTCTGCCTTGCTGGCGTCATCAACGCGGCCCTCCTGTTCGTGTGCGCCCCGCACTTCTCCCGCCGCGTATACGTCACCCACGTCCTGCTCGCGGCGAGCTTCATCCTCGCGTGGAAACTCCTCATCCGGGCAAGCCAGAAAGCGGCCCGGCGCCGCGGCTACAACTCGCGCCGGATCTTGGTGGTGGGAACCAAGGGCCCCGCGGTCCGGTTCATCCGGCACGTCGAGGAGCACACGGAGTGGGGCTACACCATCGTGGGATGCGTGCAGGGCCCGGACGGCGACGACAAGACCGAGTGTATGGGCTACCCGGTGCTGGGCCGGGTGGACCAGATCGTCGAGATCTGCAAGTCCCAACCCATCGACGAGGTGATCATCACCCTGCCGCCCGAGTATCTGGCGAAACTGGAGACCGTTCTGCCCCGGCTCGAGGCCATGGGCATCACGTTGCGGATGGCCATGGACCTCTACCGCCCCGAGAAGAGCCGGGTCATGGTCGGGGCCCTGGGCGAGGACGATCCGGTGCCGGTGGTCACCTATTACCGCATGACCCTGGACCCCACCCAGCTGTTCCTGAAGCGCATGCTCGACGTCGTGGGAAGCCTGGTGGGGTTAGGGATCACTGCCGTCCTCTTCCCGTTCGTGGCGTTGGCTATCAAACTGGACAGCCCCGGGCCGATCTTCTTCCGCCAAAAGCGGGTGGGACAGAACGGCCGGCTGTTTACCTGCTACAAGTTCCGCACGATGTACGTAGACGCCGAGGAACGAAAGCGCGAACTGCTGGCCAAGAACGAAATGAAAGGCGCTATCTTCAAAATCAAAAACGACCCTCGCATCACCCGCGTGGGCCGTTTTCTGAGAAAGACCAGCATCGACGAACTGCCCCAGTTCTGGAACGTGCTCAAGGGCGAGATGAGCCTGGTCGGAACCCGTCCCCCCACGCCTGACGAAGTGGCTCAGTATGAGGAGTGGCACCGGGCCCGGATCTGCATCAAGCCGGGTCTCACGGGTATGTGGCAGACCTCAGGTAGGAATGAGGTATCCGACTTCGACAAGATATGCGAACTGGATACTCAGTACATTGATCGATGGTCGATCTGGCTCGACCTGAAGCTGATCGCAAAAACCGTTGCTGTCGTAGTGGCGGGTTTGGGGGCCAGGTAG
- a CDS encoding WecB/TagA/CpsF family glycosyltransferase, whose product MGRGDNIAIVGGVPVSCYTVKEWVEMYVREAAQEACPDKPRLYTSANGHFVSQVASNSELREVVSCFDGIDADGMSVVFASRIFCHNKIPERVVTTDVFHALARIIQNTKMTVYFLGGEEKTVNTAVANVKSMYPKLNVVGYRNGYFRSENEEEVAVSQIVSLRPTFLFVGMGVPLEQFFVVKHRESLSGVRCIKTCGGMFRVLAGEVRRPPLWVQRAGLEWAYRCIKERGRVIRRYALTNVHAAFLYATRSK is encoded by the coding sequence ATGGGTCGCGGAGACAATATCGCTATCGTTGGTGGCGTGCCAGTTAGTTGCTACACTGTTAAGGAATGGGTTGAAATGTATGTGCGAGAGGCTGCTCAGGAGGCTTGTCCGGACAAACCGAGATTGTACACCTCCGCGAATGGTCACTTTGTGTCTCAAGTTGCATCTAACAGCGAACTCCGAGAGGTAGTCTCTTGTTTCGACGGTATAGACGCGGATGGTATGTCGGTTGTGTTCGCCTCTCGGATCTTTTGTCATAATAAGATCCCTGAAAGGGTTGTAACAACAGATGTGTTCCACGCGCTAGCACGAATTATACAGAATACCAAAATGACGGTGTATTTTCTTGGCGGAGAGGAGAAGACCGTAAATACCGCTGTCGCCAACGTAAAATCAATGTACCCCAAGCTGAATGTTGTCGGGTATAGAAACGGATATTTCAGATCAGAGAATGAAGAAGAGGTGGCGGTGAGCCAAATAGTGAGCCTAAGGCCGACGTTCTTGTTTGTTGGAATGGGGGTGCCATTGGAACAATTTTTCGTCGTGAAACATCGCGAATCTCTGAGTGGAGTGCGGTGCATCAAGACATGTGGGGGGATGTTTCGGGTGTTGGCGGGTGAAGTTAGAAGACCGCCCTTGTGGGTGCAGCGAGCTGGGCTAGAGTGGGCGTACCGTTGCATCAAAGAAAGGGGTCGAGTTATTCGCCGATATGCGCTGACAAATGTTCATGCGGCATTTCTGTACGCCACGCGTTCGAAATAG
- a CDS encoding DUF5615 family PIN-like protein, with protein MRRIPLDQGLPRSTGRILRDLGWDAVHVGDVGLARATDSELLLVAALERRVVVTLDADFHALLAIREQATPSVIRIRREGLDGPAVAQLLVSCWPKIEQALAEGAAVSITATAIRIRKLPIGG; from the coding sequence GTGAGGCGCATCCCCCTCGACCAAGGGCTCCCGCGCTCCACGGGACGAATTCTGCGCGATCTGGGCTGGGACGCCGTCCACGTCGGAGACGTCGGGCTGGCGCGGGCAACCGACAGCGAGCTTCTCCTCGTCGCCGCCCTCGAACGGCGGGTGGTGGTGACGTTGGACGCCGACTTCCACGCCCTCTTGGCCATACGCGAGCAGGCCACCCCTTCCGTGATCCGGATTCGCCGAGAGGGTCTCGACGGTCCAGCCGTCGCCCAACTGCTGGTGTCGTGCTGGCCGAAAATCGAGCAGGCGCTAGCAGAGGGTGCCGCGGTCTCCATTACGGCAACCGCGATCCGGATTCGCAAGCTCCCGATCGGCGGCTAA
- a CDS encoding transposase: MSAPPTIRTNRIPGRPSPRAAAPQHPAPPPPQRLAGAKTLKLVDVPASSPGVGPVVAAMVLAAIGDPHRFQHRRQVLRLAGLDLCASRSGKTSDRAVPKISKQGKGALRYALVHAAIIAAHQNPAIRAYFTRCLEGRQHERGIRQKMYVKLAAKLLVVAWHLMKTRSVFDPERFLAGQTG; this comes from the coding sequence TTGTCAGCGCCCCCCACGATCCGCACAAACCGAATACCCGGCCGCCCCTCCCCCCGCGCGGCAGCTCCGCAACACCCTGCCCCCCCGCCCCCACAACGCCTCGCTGGAGCCAAAACTTTAAAACTTGTCGACGTCCCTGCCTCCTCACCGGGCGTCGGCCCAGTGGTGGCCGCCATGGTGCTGGCCGCCATCGGCGACCCCCACCGGTTCCAGCACCGACGGCAGGTGCTTCGCCTGGCGGGCTTGGATCTTTGTGCCAGCCGCAGCGGGAAGACGAGCGATCGGGCTGTGCCCAAGATCTCCAAGCAGGGTAAGGGGGCGTTACGCTACGCCCTGGTCCATGCGGCCATCATCGCAGCCCACCAGAACCCGGCAATCCGGGCGTACTTCACCCGGTGCCTGGAGGGGCGCCAGCATGAGCGGGGCATCCGGCAGAAGATGTACGTCAAACTGGCCGCCAAGCTTTTGGTGGTGGCCTGGCACCTGATGAAGACCCGGTCGGTGTTCGACCCGGAGCGGTTCCTGGCGGGGCAGACCGGGTAG
- the cysQ gene encoding 3'(2'),5'-bisphosphate nucleotidase CysQ, producing the protein MDNPNPTIRLLLELAEAAAAEILRIYEGDIQVEEKGDRSPLTEADRAAHRVIAEGLARAFPDVPVLSEEGREIPYATRRAWSRFWLVDPLDGTKEFIKRNGEFTVNIALVEGGRPVLGVIHVPVQGRVYWGDVASGAWTRQAGGEPRPIRVRRPDPARGLVVVQSRSHPSPETEAYLKGLPVAESIAAGSSLKLCAVAEGRADLYPRLGPTMEWDTAAGQAIVEAAGGRVETLDGEPLRYNKPDLRNPYFVAKGAGAVNGKLP; encoded by the coding sequence ATGGACAACCCGAACCCCACCATCCGACTCCTGCTCGAACTCGCCGAAGCCGCGGCCGCCGAGATCCTCCGGATCTACGAAGGCGACATCCAGGTGGAGGAGAAGGGCGACCGATCCCCCCTCACCGAGGCGGACCGGGCGGCCCACCGGGTGATCGCCGAGGGCCTCGCCCGCGCCTTCCCGGACGTGCCGGTGCTGTCCGAGGAGGGCCGGGAGATCCCCTACGCGACCCGCCGGGCCTGGTCCAGGTTCTGGCTCGTCGACCCCCTGGACGGCACCAAGGAGTTCATCAAGCGAAACGGCGAGTTCACCGTGAACATCGCCCTGGTGGAGGGGGGCCGGCCCGTGCTCGGCGTCATCCACGTGCCGGTGCAGGGGCGCGTGTACTGGGGCGACGTCGCAAGCGGCGCCTGGACCCGCCAGGCCGGCGGCGAACCCCGGCCCATCCGGGTGCGCCGACCCGACCCGGCCCGGGGGCTGGTGGTGGTCCAAAGCCGCTCCCACCCCTCCCCCGAGACCGAGGCGTACCTGAAGGGTCTGCCGGTGGCCGAGAGCATCGCGGCGGGCAGCTCGCTCAAGCTCTGCGCCGTGGCCGAGGGCCGGGCCGACCTCTACCCCCGGCTGGGCCCCACCATGGAGTGGGACACCGCGGCTGGCCAGGCCATCGTGGAGGCGGCCGGCGGCCGGGTCGAGACCCTGGACGGCGAGCCCCTGCGCTACAACAAGCCCGACCTGCGAAACCCCTACTTCGTGGCGAAGGGGGCCGGGGCCGTGAATGGGAAACTGCCGTGA
- a CDS encoding ISL3 family transposase, protein MRDTTLYQHLLGLEEPWTVERVALDVQTQRVDVWVGHPRRHRWPCPECGTACSLYDHTPQRTWRHLDSCQFQTFLHARPPRVRCPDHGVRQVDLPWAEPRGRFTLLFESFAIRVLAQTTIEGACRILGISWDEAGGLLNRAVKRGLARKEPRLIRYLGVDEKAAGRGQSNYITVACDAEAGVVDDVMMGRSKASLDALTPEQREALEAVAIDMHEAYIQAVKGQFPDRWDEMIVFDRFHIMQHMTKAVDQVRREEHRRLMARDGESPLTGTRFMWLYGRERVPRRYWGVYYALRDSDLKTARAWAIKENLRRVWSYKREIWAMRYYRRWYYWATHSRLEPVKRVAKMVHGRLYGVMNYFRHRITNAMTEGLNSRLDAIWRKARGYRNKARGIGW, encoded by the coding sequence ATGCGCGACACGACCCTGTACCAGCACCTGTTGGGCCTGGAAGAACCCTGGACCGTTGAGAGGGTGGCACTCGACGTCCAAACGCAGCGGGTCGACGTCTGGGTAGGACACCCTCGTCGACATCGGTGGCCATGCCCGGAGTGTGGCACCGCGTGTTCGCTCTACGATCACACGCCGCAACGGACCTGGCGCCACTTGGACAGCTGCCAGTTCCAGACGTTTTTGCACGCCAGACCGCCGCGCGTGAGGTGCCCGGACCACGGGGTACGCCAGGTGGATCTGCCCTGGGCGGAACCAAGGGGCCGGTTCACGCTGCTTTTTGAGTCGTTCGCCATCCGGGTGCTGGCACAGACCACGATCGAGGGCGCCTGCCGAATCCTGGGGATCAGTTGGGATGAGGCGGGGGGCCTGTTGAACCGAGCGGTGAAGCGGGGCCTGGCGCGAAAGGAGCCCCGCCTCATTCGGTATTTGGGGGTGGACGAAAAGGCGGCGGGCCGGGGGCAGTCGAACTACATCACGGTGGCCTGTGACGCCGAGGCCGGCGTGGTGGACGACGTGATGATGGGACGATCCAAAGCGAGCCTGGACGCGCTGACGCCGGAGCAACGAGAAGCGCTTGAGGCGGTCGCGATCGACATGCATGAGGCGTACATCCAGGCGGTGAAAGGGCAGTTTCCGGACCGGTGGGACGAAATGATCGTGTTCGACCGGTTCCACATCATGCAGCACATGACCAAAGCCGTGGACCAGGTGCGCCGGGAGGAACACCGGCGGCTTATGGCCCGGGACGGGGAATCGCCACTCACGGGCACGCGGTTTATGTGGCTGTACGGCCGAGAACGGGTGCCCCGGCGGTATTGGGGTGTGTACTACGCGCTTCGGGACTCGGACCTGAAGACGGCGCGAGCGTGGGCGATCAAGGAGAACCTTCGCCGGGTGTGGAGCTACAAGCGGGAGATCTGGGCGATGAGGTACTACCGGCGGTGGTACTACTGGGCAACGCACAGCCGCTTGGAGCCCGTGAAACGGGTCGCGAAGATGGTGCACGGTCGGCTCTACGGGGTGATGAACTACTTTCGCCATCGGATCACGAACGCCATGACGGAAGGCCTGAACTCGAGGCTGGATGCCATCTGGCGCAAAGCACGGGGGTACCGGAACAAGGCGAGAGGTATCGGCTGGTGA
- a CDS encoding lipopolysaccharide biosynthesis protein, translated as MALGTKAEVGVFGAALRTATLTSLLLVAVNSMTAPKFAALWAKGDLQGLEKTAVKSAVLVSLSAAPILSILAFFPEQVLGLFGKDFASGAVALTILAAGQFVNAATGSVGYLLMMTGHGKWLWVSVVAGSGNVRRPRNHDAVLEQCHRRGDCSGRTACHAEPSSIRLCPYPKSVSRRVTTGYCFIRRA; from the coding sequence GTGGCCCTTGGCACCAAGGCAGAGGTGGGGGTGTTCGGCGCGGCCCTTCGCACGGCCACCTTGACGAGTCTGCTCCTGGTGGCGGTGAACAGCATGACCGCGCCGAAATTTGCGGCACTTTGGGCGAAAGGGGATCTGCAGGGGCTGGAGAAAACAGCGGTCAAGTCCGCCGTGCTGGTCTCGTTATCCGCGGCTCCGATCCTGTCGATCCTGGCCTTTTTCCCGGAGCAGGTCCTCGGGCTGTTCGGCAAGGATTTCGCCTCGGGAGCCGTGGCTCTGACCATTCTGGCCGCCGGACAGTTCGTGAACGCAGCGACAGGCTCGGTAGGGTACCTGTTGATGATGACGGGGCACGGGAAATGGCTCTGGGTGTCGGTCGTGGCTGGCAGCGGTAACGTGCGCAGGCCTCGTAACCATGATGCCGTTCTGGAACAGTGTCATCGTCGCGGCGATTGCAGTGGCCGTACCGCTTGCCATGCAGAACCTTCTAGCATCCGTCTTTGCCCTTATCCGAAGTCGGTGTCGCGCCGTGTAACTACCGGATATTGTTTCATTAGGCGGGCGTAA
- a CDS encoding FitA-like ribbon-helix-helix domain-containing protein has protein sequence MKSLTVRNVPDDVYEALASLAKRNRRSLQQQVLVLLERVRALNRPSPVGAAAHWRARLQGRPLGDTVAEVREERRR, from the coding sequence ATGAAGTCCCTAACGGTGCGCAACGTTCCGGATGACGTCTACGAAGCCTTGGCGTCGTTGGCGAAACGCAACCGTCGGAGCCTCCAGCAGCAGGTCCTCGTCCTGCTCGAGCGGGTACGCGCGCTGAACCGCCCCTCACCGGTCGGTGCAGCCGCCCACTGGAGGGCACGGCTCCAGGGCCGGCCGTTGGGAGATACCGTCGCGGAGGTCCGGGAGGAGCGCCGCAGGTGA
- a CDS encoding DUF433 domain-containing protein translates to MKRWDRITVDPHILNGQPCIRGMRLTVRRVLEALAVSANVATVFEEYPELEEEDIRQALDFAAHCLTEQTIDLDAA, encoded by the coding sequence ATGAAACGCTGGGATCGAATCACGGTGGATCCGCACATCCTCAACGGTCAGCCTTGCATTCGCGGTATGCGCCTTACGGTACGAAGGGTTTTGGAAGCTCTCGCGGTCTCCGCCAACGTCGCGACGGTTTTCGAGGAATATCCGGAACTCGAAGAAGAAGACATCCGGCAGGCCCTTGATTTTGCGGCCCACTGCCTCACCGAACAGACCATCGACCTGGACGCGGCGTGA
- a CDS encoding type II toxin-antitoxin system VapC family toxin: MRAWVLDTSAIVRFYVPDGPVPDGLVDAVETAWRGNGVLMVPELALAEAPQVLLKKERAGLLRADEVDGILTEILTLPMDVVGHRDLVLGAVELARQVGLTVYDAIFLRLALDHGADLVTADKDLERAYRRALKPCAGPTDPQGGKRS, translated from the coding sequence GTGAGAGCCTGGGTCTTGGACACCTCGGCGATCGTGCGCTTCTACGTGCCCGACGGCCCCGTGCCGGACGGGCTCGTGGATGCGGTGGAGACGGCGTGGCGCGGCAACGGTGTCTTGATGGTGCCCGAACTGGCCCTGGCCGAAGCGCCCCAGGTCCTGCTCAAGAAGGAACGGGCCGGTCTGCTGCGCGCGGACGAGGTGGACGGGATCCTGACGGAGATCCTGACCCTTCCCATGGACGTGGTGGGACACCGGGACCTCGTCCTCGGAGCCGTCGAGCTGGCCCGGCAGGTGGGGCTGACGGTCTACGACGCGATCTTCCTCCGTCTCGCCCTGGACCACGGTGCCGATCTTGTCACAGCTGACAAGGATCTGGAGCGCGCTTATCGCCGAGCGCTCAAGCCGTGTGCCGGCCCGACTGATCCGCAGGGCGGAAAGCGCTCGTGA
- a CDS encoding sulfotransferase family protein translates to MRKPSLFIIGAPKCGTTSLSRYLGSHERIYISDPKEPFYFNTDLQYRGVVSEKDYLKLFMKTQDSVEILGEASTSYLYSKEAVPNIIKFNPDAKFIVMVRNPVDMAYSLHKELLWIGIEHVESFEEAWFLQRTRRAGKGISWYCRDPAWLQYREVCALGSQLKRLFATVGREKVHVIVFDDFVSDTRQEYLRVLSFLGVPDDGRVVFDAHNRGKRHKFKFVARVALGLRRLKEKVGLRHSFGVASKMMEWNTVTEGREYNSEFREYLCMVFADEIELLEHILCRDLSRWRRGDT, encoded by the coding sequence ATGCGGAAGCCTAGTCTTTTTATAATTGGAGCTCCTAAATGCGGAACTACCTCGCTGTCTCGATACTTGGGATCCCATGAGCGTATTTACATTTCAGATCCCAAAGAACCATTTTATTTTAATACTGATTTGCAGTACAGGGGGGTTGTGTCGGAGAAAGATTATCTGAAATTATTCATGAAAACTCAAGACAGTGTTGAAATTTTAGGTGAGGCGTCGACATCTTATTTGTATTCAAAAGAGGCTGTACCAAATATAATCAAATTTAATCCAGATGCTAAATTTATAGTAATGGTGCGAAACCCGGTTGATATGGCATATTCTCTCCATAAGGAATTGCTGTGGATCGGTATTGAACATGTGGAGTCCTTTGAGGAGGCGTGGTTTTTGCAGAGAACGCGACGCGCAGGAAAGGGAATCAGTTGGTATTGTCGGGACCCGGCATGGTTGCAGTATAGAGAGGTGTGCGCTCTAGGGAGTCAATTGAAACGGCTTTTTGCTACTGTAGGCCGAGAAAAAGTCCATGTGATTGTTTTTGATGACTTCGTAAGTGATACGCGGCAGGAGTACTTGAGGGTGTTGTCGTTTCTTGGGGTGCCTGATGACGGCAGGGTGGTGTTTGATGCCCATAATAGAGGGAAAAGGCACAAATTTAAATTTGTCGCCAGAGTGGCGTTAGGATTGAGAAGATTGAAGGAGAAAGTGGGGCTCAGGCATAGTTTTGGAGTGGCGAGCAAGATGATGGAGTGGAATACTGTAACAGAGGGACGAGAATACAATTCGGAGTTTAGGGAATACTTGTGCATGGTATTTGCGGACGAGATTGAGTTGTTGGAACATATCTTGTGCAGAGATCTGTCAAGATGGCGGCGGGGCGACACGTAA
- a CDS encoding glycosyltransferase family 32 protein encodes MIPKIIHCCWFGGAQKGEIAMACLDSWRSFLPDYEIVEWNETNFDIESVRYVQEAYRAKKWAFVADYVRLWALYNYGGIYLDTDVRVFRSFDSFLVHNAFTGFEYFAGRLAPVTAVMGAIKGHSWIGELLAEYDGATFLRSFGGMDLKTNTVRITENLINKYGVKNDDTYQVVGDDLHIYPSYYFCRGGDQAYAQHLFDGSWAPWWKRAKGKFLWMLDSLKGARS; translated from the coding sequence ATGATACCTAAAATTATCCATTGTTGTTGGTTCGGCGGTGCGCAGAAAGGCGAAATAGCGATGGCATGCCTTGATAGTTGGCGCTCCTTTTTGCCTGATTACGAAATAGTAGAATGGAACGAAACGAATTTCGACATTGAATCGGTGCGTTACGTCCAAGAGGCGTATCGAGCAAAAAAATGGGCATTTGTTGCTGACTATGTGCGTCTATGGGCATTGTATAATTATGGAGGGATTTATCTAGACACAGATGTGCGGGTGTTTCGATCTTTTGATAGTTTTCTGGTCCATAATGCATTTACAGGTTTTGAGTATTTCGCGGGAAGGCTAGCTCCAGTAACGGCTGTTATGGGTGCGATTAAGGGACATTCGTGGATTGGCGAGTTGTTGGCCGAATACGATGGTGCAACGTTTTTGCGATCTTTTGGGGGTATGGATCTGAAGACAAATACTGTGCGCATAACCGAGAATTTAATAAATAAATACGGCGTCAAAAACGACGATACGTACCAAGTTGTAGGGGATGATCTGCATATTTATCCAAGTTACTATTTTTGCCGTGGAGGCGATCAGGCTTATGCACAACACCTGTTCGATGGAAGCTGGGCACCATGGTGGAAGAGGGCTAAAGGCAAGTTTTTGTGGATGCTGGACTCGCTGAAGGGAGCTAGAAGTTAG